The following coding sequences lie in one Halictus rubicundus isolate RS-2024b unplaced genomic scaffold, iyHalRubi1_principal scaffold0022, whole genome shotgun sequence genomic window:
- the LOC143363128 gene encoding uncharacterized protein LOC143363128, protein MEDAIEVQLLTQRAIERALVNLNKLGKAKWTRSTLMTRMAHLKANWTRFEAGHARLLASTSPEAKAAHPYFSDDPFSTTEETYLDALASMQAKLDELPSTSVSQLEHTSDGQASPTSAAPLLPSIHLPEFDGRYEAWEAFRDRFTALIIANKSLADVTRLHYLMSSLSGRALECLGNLPVTADNFDIAWKALTARYENPRRLISSHLTSMLDLPALSRESASDLQNLRDRVSVIVASLKNLGRAPADLWNDFLVHIVSQKLDAPTRKAWKIKTGDDVEPPTFDALTKFIDSRVRALEEFAPSAPASSSAFPVASSQTSAGRSRVHVATASQSDKNSKSPCPVCRASHMLSSCPKFNARSPRDRRDLVHRFSRCVNCLSLKHLVRDCPSKYTCRVCHQRHHSLLHDAEALPASPSPAPTPLPEVKSHLASTPTEPGSAVLLATAWVRIHAPSGHSIPVRALIDQGSEASFLTEAMVSLLRAKRIRVETSISAVGGVHAGRVRHAVRLRVSPRSSATPAISTVALVLPSLSTYTPKRLLDSRSLAHLSSLNWADPDPFSSSAIHLILGADVYADIILDGVRKGPRGHPIAQNSIFGWIVSGPCSRPSRDAVRSRASPHAASSLSMHHCIQEDPLSHELTRFWEIEEIPRRTLLTTDEEQCEAHFRANTTRTADGRYVVRLPFRDGPPIKIGHSYSVAAKVSRSLHRKLSLKPSLALEYRTFLREYEEMGHMRRALSSALTSPQCVYIPHHPVLREGSSTTHLRVVFNASSRTSDGTSLNDHLFPGPKLQADLPSVILRWRHFRYVYTADIAKMYRQILIDPRDIDYQRILWQESPANAPTPFQQKKSRQCLCKGDNKGV, encoded by the exons ATGGAAGACGCGATCGAAGTTCAGCTGTTGACGCAgcgcgcgatcgagcgcgcgCTCGTCAACCTCAACAAATTGGGGAAAGCGAAGTGGACTCGCTCGACGTTAATGACGAGGATGGCTCATCTGAAGGCCAACTGGACGCGGTTCGAGGCCGGGCACGCTCGACTCCTCGCCTCCACCTCACCGGAAGCGAAGGCTGCACACCCGTACTTCTCCGACGACCCTTTCTCGACGACGGAGGAAACGTACCTCGACGCTCTGGCCTCCATGCAAGCAAAACTCGACGAGCTCCCCAGCACTTCTGTGAGTCAGCTTGAACATACTTCCGACGGACAAGCGAGTCCCACGTCCGCCGCTCCGCTCCTTCCGAGCATCCATTTGCCGGAATTCGACGGCCGTTACGAGGCATGGGAGGCGTTCCGCGATCGCTTCACCGCGCTCATTATCGCGAataaatcgctcgcggatgtcacGCGTCTCCACTATCTCATGTCATCGCTCTCGGGCCGTGCCCTCGAATGCCTCGGGAATCTCCCTGTAACTGCCGACAActtcgatatcgcgtggaagGCGTTAACCGCGCGTTACGAAAACCCTCGGCGCCTCATTAGCTCACATCTGACGTCGATGCTTGATTTACCAGCGCTGTCTCGTGAATCCGCGTCCGATCTCCAAAACCTACGCGATCGAGTTTCTGTAATTGTTGCTTCACTCAAAAATCTCGGGCGGGCACCTGCCGATCTCTGGAACGATTTCCTTGTACATATCGTGTCGCAAAAGTTGGACGCGCCGACTCGCAAAGCGTGGAAGATCAAGACGGGTGACGATGTAGAGCCTCCCACGTTCGATGCACTCACGAAATTCATCGACTCTCGCGTTCGCGCCCTCGAGGAATTCGCTCCCAGTGCACCAGCGAGCTCTTCTGCGTTTCCCGTCGCATCGAGTCAAACCTCCGCCGGTCGATCTCGTGTACATGTCGCCACAGCGTCGCAGTCCGACAAAAATTCGAAGTCTCCGTGCCCCGTCTGTCGAGCCTCGCATATGCTCAGCTCCTGTCCGAAATTTAACGCACGTAGCCCTCGTGATCGACGGGATCTCGTTCACCGTTTCTCGAGGTGCGTAAATTGCTTGAGTTTAAAGCATCTTGTGCGGGATTGCCCGAGCAAATATACGTGCCGCGTGTGTCATCAACGTCACCATTCACTCCTCCACGACGCTGAAGCTCTCCCCGCGTCACCTTCTCCGGCACCGACGCCCCTTCCAGAGGTGAAGTCTCACCTCGCGTCCACTCCGACCGAACCGGGCTCCGCCGTCTTGCTCGCTACCGCGTGGGTCCGAATTCACGCTCCGTCGGGCCATTCCATCCCTGTTCGCGCGTTAATCGATCAAGGATCGGAAGCGAGCTTTCTTACCGAAGCTATGGTGTCCCTACTGCGTGCGAAACGCATCCGGGTCGAGACCTCGATCTCGGCTGTTGGCGGCGTGCATGCCGGTCGCGTGCGTCACGCTGTTCGTCTCCGCGTGTCACCACGGTCGTCCGCGACTCCCGCGATCTCTACGGTCGCTCTCGTCCTTCCGTCGCTCTCGACGTACACTCCGAAACGCCTTCTCGACTCGCGCTCTCTCGCGCATCTCTCTTCGCTAAATTGGGCTGATCCAGATCCGTTCAGCTCCTCTGCGATCCATCTCATCCTCGGCGCGGACGTCTACGCTGACATCATCCTCGACGGTGTGCGTAAGGGCCCCCGAGGACATCCGATCGCTCAGAATAGTATTTTTGGCTGGATCGTTTCCGGACCCTGCTCGCGTCCGTCTCGTGACGCTGTCCGCTCACGCGCCTCTCCGCATGCTGCATCTAGCCTTTCAATGCATCACTGCATTCAGGAGGACCCTCTCTCCCACGAATTAACTCGattctgggaaatcgaggaaatcccGCGTCGGACTCTCCTCACGACGGACGAGGAGCAATGCGAGGCTCATTTCCGCGCCAATACTACCAGAACGGCCGACGGCCGCTACGTGGTCCGTCTTCCTTTTCGCGACGGTCCTCCGATCAAAATTGGCCACTCTTACTCTGTCGCCGCGAAGGTCAGTCGATCGCTCCATCGTAAGCTTTCCTTAAagccctctctcgctctggaGTATCGGACCTTCCTTCGTGAATACGAAGAAATGGGCCACATGCGACGCGCTCTCTCGTCTGCTCTAACCTCTCCGCAGTGTGTCTACATACCACATCATCCTGTCCTTCGCGAAGGTAGCTCGACGACGCACCTCCGCGTAGTTTTCAATGCCTCGAGCAGAACCTCAGACGGCACGTCGCTGAATGACCACCTGTTTCCAGGCCCGAAATTGCAGGCTGATCTTCCCTCCGTCATTTTACGGTGGCGGCATTTTCGGTACGTTTATACAGCGGATATCGCCAAGATGTACCGTCAGATACTTATCGACCCGCGCGACATTGATTATCAAAGGATCCTTTGGCAAGAGTCTCCCGCAAACGCGCCAACTCCGTTCCAACAAAAAAAAAGCAGGCAATGTTTGTGTAAAGGTGACAACAAg ggtgtataa